A single Brachybacterium sillae DNA region contains:
- the prpB gene encoding methylisocitrate lyase: protein MLHTTRTPTEKRLALREGLTSGTLQRFPGAFTPLSAPLIQELGFEGVYISGAVMAAELGLPDVGLTTLTEVTRRGAEISRMTDLPTLIDADTGFGEPMNVARTVQLLEDAGVSGLHLEDQVNPKRCGHLDGKEVVGLDVAVQRIAAAVAARRDPELLIMARTDVRGVEGLPAVADRARALVDAGADAIFPEALRTLEEFAAVREAVDVPILANMTEFGKSPLFTHEQLASVGVNLVIHPVSLLRIAFGAMERELRELAAHGTLEPAVERMQTRARLYALNDYASYTRFDQHLVDFEVPGAAASAAGATDDESDEEGAR from the coding sequence CCCGGGGCGTTCACGCCGCTGTCGGCGCCGCTGATCCAGGAACTCGGCTTCGAGGGCGTGTACATCTCTGGCGCGGTGATGGCCGCTGAGCTGGGACTGCCGGACGTCGGCCTCACCACGCTGACGGAGGTCACGCGCCGCGGCGCGGAGATCTCCCGGATGACGGATCTTCCGACCCTGATCGACGCCGACACCGGGTTCGGGGAGCCGATGAACGTGGCCCGCACGGTGCAGCTGCTGGAGGACGCCGGGGTCTCCGGCCTGCACCTGGAGGACCAGGTGAACCCCAAACGCTGCGGCCACCTCGACGGCAAGGAGGTCGTGGGGCTGGACGTGGCGGTGCAGCGGATCGCCGCGGCGGTCGCAGCCCGCCGCGACCCGGAGCTGCTGATCATGGCCCGCACCGATGTGCGTGGGGTGGAGGGCCTGCCGGCGGTCGCCGACCGCGCCCGCGCCCTGGTCGATGCCGGCGCCGATGCGATCTTCCCGGAGGCCCTGCGCACCCTCGAGGAGTTCGCCGCGGTCCGTGAGGCCGTGGACGTGCCGATCCTCGCGAACATGACGGAGTTCGGGAAGTCGCCGCTGTTCACCCACGAGCAGCTGGCCTCCGTCGGTGTGAACCTGGTGATCCACCCCGTCTCCCTGCTGCGCATCGCCTTCGGGGCGATGGAGCGGGAACTGCGGGAGCTCGCCGCCCACGGCACCCTGGAACCGGCGGTGGAGCGGATGCAGACCCGCGCACGCCTCTACGCACTGAACGACTACGCCTCCTACACCCGCTTCGACCAGCACCTGGTGGATTTCGAGGTGCCCGGTGCCGCTGCATCGGCGGCAGGTGCGACCGATGACGAGAGCGACGAGGAGGGGGCTCGATGA
- a CDS encoding tRNA-dihydrouridine synthase, giving the protein MTGLFDPIALGPLTVRNRAWVSPMCQYSCEGADGLVGDWHRETLTSFARGGAGLVMTEATAVVPEGRISPWCAGLWSDDHVEAWAPIAERIRELGAVAAVQLGHAGRKASTDRPWAGGGPVGAPLGWSTVGPSALPFGELPAPRALTTEEVEGLPPAFARAAERARDAGFQTVELHAAHGYLLHQFLSPLSNDRDDRWADGTTLLEAIIRAITTAVPDLPVMVRLSATDWVDGGVTLERTLATVRRTHAAGAVWFDISSGGLDPRQQITLGPAYQTPFAQAVREALPQDGSVGVNAVGLIDTPQRADAVIREGRADAVMLARPWQRNPHWALEAERVLSTREHPVDPGLWPRQLVRGRHVSADPS; this is encoded by the coding sequence ATGACCGGCCTGTTCGACCCGATCGCCCTGGGACCGCTGACGGTCCGCAACCGGGCGTGGGTCTCCCCCATGTGCCAGTACTCCTGTGAGGGGGCCGATGGCCTCGTCGGTGACTGGCATCGGGAGACCCTCACGTCCTTCGCCCGCGGCGGCGCCGGACTGGTGATGACCGAGGCCACCGCGGTGGTGCCGGAGGGACGCATCTCCCCCTGGTGTGCCGGGCTGTGGTCGGACGATCACGTGGAGGCGTGGGCACCGATCGCCGAGCGGATCCGGGAGCTCGGGGCTGTGGCCGCGGTGCAGCTGGGGCATGCCGGCCGGAAGGCCTCCACGGATCGGCCGTGGGCCGGGGGCGGACCGGTGGGCGCACCCCTCGGCTGGTCGACCGTCGGCCCTTCCGCCCTGCCCTTCGGGGAGCTGCCCGCCCCACGTGCCCTGACCACCGAGGAGGTCGAGGGCCTGCCGCCGGCGTTCGCCCGGGCGGCGGAGCGCGCCCGCGACGCCGGATTCCAGACCGTGGAGCTGCACGCCGCCCACGGCTACCTGCTGCACCAGTTCCTCTCGCCCTTGTCGAACGACCGTGATGACCGCTGGGCCGATGGCACCACCCTGCTGGAGGCGATCATCCGTGCGATCACGACCGCGGTGCCCGACCTGCCGGTGATGGTGAGGCTCTCGGCCACGGACTGGGTCGACGGGGGTGTGACCCTCGAGCGCACGCTGGCCACGGTGCGGCGCACCCACGCCGCCGGGGCGGTGTGGTTCGACATCTCCAGCGGTGGTCTGGATCCGCGCCAGCAGATCACCCTCGGCCCCGCCTATCAGACGCCTTTCGCGCAGGCCGTGCGGGAGGCGTTGCCGCAGGACGGGAGCGTGGGGGTGAATGCGGTGGGTCTGATCGACACCCCGCAGCGGGCCGACGCCGTGATCCGGGAGGGCCGGGCCGATGCCGTGATGCTCGCCCGCCCCTGGCAGCGCAACCCGCACTGGGCACTGGAGGCGGAACGGGTGCTCTCCACCCGGGAGCATCCCGTCGACCCCGGGTTGTGGCCGCGGCAGCTGGTGCGTGGCCGGCACGTGTCCGCCGACCCCTCCTGA